In one Trichlorobacter lovleyi SZ genomic region, the following are encoded:
- a CDS encoding HsdM family class I SAM-dependent methyltransferase, translating to MVTQDFEKQTRQLIDSLKGICAAYGLGNDGNEFKIITQVFLYKFLNDKFAFEAKRINPKLAKAENWEQAISTLQPDALEMLQLQMGADTARLKPEHFVAHLFSRQNAPEFAKLFDDTLRDIAVSNNDIFAVKTDGGTKVTLFDRVSEFITDVSKRDAFCRAVINKLVEFSFERIFTQKYDFYAALFEYLIKDYNKDSGGKYAEYYTPHAVAKIMAAILVPEEQRGTVKNVSCYDPSAGSGTLLMNLAHAIGEQRCAIFSQDISQKSSSLLRLNLILNNLVHSIPNIIQGNTLTHPYHRNGKALKKFDYIVSNPPFKMDFSDFRNELDATEHQERFFAGVPNIPKQAVEKMAIYQLFLQHIIYSLKPGGRAAVVVPTGFITAQSGIDRKIREKLVDERMLAGVVSMPSNIFATTGTNVSILFIDASNKDKVVLIDASSLGTKVKDGKNQKTLLSEEEEDRIIATFNSRQAVEDFSVVVEYQEIVAKNYSLSAGQYFEVKIEYVDLTPQQFSAKMQGFTENLDKLFKESGQLEKEIRKQLAGLKYAE from the coding sequence TTGGTAACCCAGGACTTTGAAAAACAGACCAGACAACTGATTGACAGCCTCAAAGGGATTTGCGCTGCCTATGGCCTGGGCAATGACGGCAATGAATTCAAGATCATCACCCAGGTTTTTCTCTACAAATTTTTAAACGATAAATTCGCCTTTGAGGCCAAGCGGATTAACCCGAAACTTGCCAAGGCAGAAAACTGGGAACAGGCCATCAGCACCCTGCAACCCGATGCGCTGGAGATGCTGCAACTGCAGATGGGGGCAGACACCGCCCGCCTTAAGCCGGAGCATTTTGTCGCCCACCTCTTCAGCCGCCAGAATGCGCCGGAGTTTGCCAAGCTGTTTGACGATACCCTGCGTGACATCGCCGTTAGCAACAACGATATCTTTGCGGTCAAGACCGACGGTGGGACCAAGGTTACCCTGTTTGATCGGGTCAGCGAATTCATCACCGATGTTTCCAAGCGGGATGCCTTCTGCCGGGCCGTGATTAACAAGCTGGTGGAGTTCAGTTTTGAACGGATCTTTACCCAGAAGTATGATTTTTACGCGGCCCTGTTTGAATACCTGATCAAAGATTACAACAAGGACAGCGGCGGCAAGTATGCCGAGTACTACACACCCCATGCTGTGGCAAAGATCATGGCCGCCATTCTGGTGCCGGAGGAACAGCGGGGCACGGTTAAAAACGTCAGTTGTTATGACCCTTCGGCAGGCTCCGGCACCCTGCTAATGAACCTGGCCCACGCCATTGGTGAGCAACGCTGTGCGATCTTCTCGCAGGATATTTCGCAAAAATCATCAAGCCTTTTGCGCCTGAACCTGATCCTGAACAATCTGGTCCACTCCATCCCCAACATCATTCAGGGCAACACCTTGACGCACCCGTATCATCGAAACGGCAAGGCGCTGAAGAAGTTTGACTACATCGTATCCAATCCACCCTTTAAGATGGATTTCAGTGATTTCAGAAACGAGCTGGATGCAACGGAGCATCAGGAACGCTTCTTTGCCGGGGTGCCTAACATCCCCAAGCAGGCTGTTGAAAAAATGGCCATCTACCAACTCTTTCTGCAGCATATCATCTACTCGCTGAAACCAGGTGGTAGGGCAGCGGTGGTGGTCCCCACCGGCTTTATTACCGCCCAATCGGGTATTGACCGGAAGATCCGCGAAAAGCTGGTGGATGAGCGGATGCTGGCCGGAGTGGTCTCCATGCCGAGCAACATCTTTGCCACCACCGGCACCAACGTCTCCATCCTGTTCATTGATGCCAGCAACAAGGACAAGGTGGTGTTGATTGACGCCTCCAGCCTGGGCACCAAGGTCAAGGACGGCAAGAACCAGAAGACCCTGCTTTCAGAGGAAGAGGAAGACCGGATCATCGCCACCTTCAACAGCAGGCAGGCTGTGGAGGATTTCTCGGTGGTGGTGGAGTATCAGGAGATCGTTGCCAAGAACTACAGTCTCAGTGCTGGCCAATACTTTGAGGTGAAGATTGAGTATGTGGACCTGACCCCGCAGCAGTTCAGCGCTAAAATGCAGGGCTTTACAGAAAATCTGGATAAGCTTTTCAAGGAATCAGGGCAGTTAGAAAAGGAGATCAGGAAACAGTTGGCGGGGTTAAAGTATGCAGAATAA